A stretch of Arachis hypogaea cultivar Tifrunner chromosome 15, arahy.Tifrunner.gnm2.J5K5, whole genome shotgun sequence DNA encodes these proteins:
- the LOC112747257 gene encoding miraculin-like produces the protein MRSLFFLFAILFALCIHPFLGEAQGGPIMQLVIDTDNNTIQAGKDYYIRPVPTSPSIICRRLLCPVGPGFTLESTTPNKTCPLNVVVQRGTGQAVTFTPVNPKTNREIYTNSDLNIKFDVKSNCPESTVWKLVSDASNGQRIVTTGGVIGNPGNNTVNNWFQIQKDDNDYNFYFCPEVCETCKPVCGNIGVFQDSNGNSLVAITDRPYKVRFQPVSS, from the coding sequence ATGAGGTCACTATTCTTTCTTTTTGCTATTCTCTTTGCTTTGTGCATTCATCCATTtcttggtgaagctcaaggaggGCCAATCATGCAACTAGTGATTGACACAGATAACAATACTATCCAGGCCGGCAAGGACTATTATATCCGGCCCGTCCCCACCAGCCCATCCATCATTTGTCGCCGGCTGCTATGTCCAGTTGGCCCCGGCTTCACCCTTGAATCAACAACACCAAACAAAACCTGTCCTCTTAACGTTGTGGTCCAGCGTGGGACAGGTCAGGCAGTAACATTCACACCGGTTAACCCTAAAACAAATAGGGAAATCTACACTAACTCCGATTTGAACATCAAATTCGACGTTAAGTCGAATTGCCCTGAATCCACGGTGTGGAAGTTAGTGAGTGATGCTTCAAATGGACAAAGGATTGTGACAACTGGTGGTGTTATTGGAAACCCTGGAAATAACACAGTTAACAATTGGTTCCAGATTCAGAAGGATGATAATGATTACAACTTCTATTTCTGTCCTGAGGTTTGTGAAACTTGCAAGCCAGTTTGTGGGAACATTGGTGTGTTTCAAGATAGTAATGGGAATTCGCTTGTTGCTATCACTGATCGACCATACAAAGTTCGCTTCCAGCCAGTATCTTCTTAA